A stretch of DNA from Aspergillus flavus chromosome 3, complete sequence:
AATATTATCCCACCACGATACATCTACCACACTTTGCCGCCAATGAGACCTCGGTAGTCTCCCTAATCGCCCAATTTGGCTTCTTATGGGCTGCGGTCCTAGGAACTGCCTTTTTCGTCATACGACGTGTGCGACCGACGGCAAGTCGGGCGGATAAACTGGCCTTTGTGTGGATGTGCTTGAGTAGGTTCCATGACCCTGTCAGTCCGTTTGAAGAAGTCACACTAAGATGAGCCATGTAGCGGGCTTCAttcactttttctttgagGCCTACTTTGTCATTCATCATGAGACTCTGGCAGGCTCCCAGGAACTATTCGGCCAGCTATGGAAGGAGTATTCTCTGTCGGACTCCCGGTATCTGACATCGGACGCATTCCTGGTCACCATGGAGGCCGTAACCGCTGTAAGTGGACCTGATTGTGTCAAAGAAAATTAACATAGACTAACAGTCCTGCAAAGTTCTGCTGGGGACCACTGGCCTTCTTTATTGCCTACTGCATCGCAGTTCAGCACCCTGCACGTCATGCCCTGCAGCTGCTGCTCTCCGTCGGTCAGGTCTACGGTGACGTCCTCTACTATGCCACTAGTCTGTTTGATCTTTACTTCCATGGAGAAACCTTCTGTCGGCCCGAGGGCTACTACTTCTGGTTCTAttactttttcttcaacttcatctggATGTTCATCGGCTCTTGTGAGTATCTGCCCGGTTTTTGAAGACGAAATAACTAACTCTTTTTAGATTACGTGAAACAGAGTATCGGAGAGATATATAGAGCGTTCAAGACAGTGCAGGAGTTGGGTTCGTCGCGCAAATTGAATTAATTCGGGGAGAAGATATTAAATCAGTCGATCTTGTCTAGAACAGGAAGACCCTGGTGTTTGTTCCTTGAAGAATATCTTCAACTTTCCTCCATCGAAAGGCGGCCTGTATGTTATGCGGCCGACATTAGTCGTTAATATTATAGACAATTCATCATTCGAGAGATCAGTGGCACAATGCATGCTATTTATTAGacattctccatctccggaCTCCGGAGCGCATAGAACGTAGACGTTTATCGTCCCGCTTCAAATCTCCGGGATTCTCCCGACGGACTCGGATACCATCCCCGGTTAATACAGCACGTATAAAACGCTGGGACACCCCGGTGGTCAAGCGTTTCTCAGGGGAAGATAATCATTTAGAAACGGTGATCGGCCCGATCGGACCCAGGCGGCACAACCAGGTTATGCTACTAGGCTGAATATTACGCGGAGCTTGTGCCTGTTAAGCTTGGAGTGCCTAGAAAAACAAGCTCTTAGTGGTTGAAGATAGGAATCCAGGGTTTCCGCGCTATTCTATCCAAGTGGGGCCTTGCATGATATGCCACCATTTATCTGCCTGGGATGCAGACGGCCAATTTATGACTTCCCGTCTTGCACATGTTATTCTGCAACGGCCTGCAGGAAGGACAGGATACATGGATGGGTGATAAGTGTCTCTGATATTAGTGAGTCCCTTGTCGGACTGAGGTATATCTAGTCGTAGTCTTTCTCGCCCCCTATTTCGATCGTCAGTAGGCGGTGCAGACAATTTTAGATTTCCAATCGCACACTACCCTCAACACCGATTTTAAGCTATAATGTAACATTGGATTTATTGATGCCATCACTGGCCAGAAGAGAGTAAGCAAGTCAGCCTTCTACGGGGAACATGGATCCTCTGCCACTGAGACAAACCTCGCACGCAGCGACTCCACAAGGCGGAGCTCCGTCGGGGAATAGCACTAAACTAGCCGTAAGATATATCGGGGGCCATAATTGTAACATTACTATACACCAGACTAAGCCATCTATAAAGATGTGCAGCCGTCACGATATTCTCGATATGATTCTTCAGGCTTGTCTGTCTGTGGAAATCTCGCATATCAGGTCCACACAATGCGACCCTTGtctcatctttcttttttcaacGGGCTCCTGCTCGGCCTGTCCGCTCTCTCGGCTGCGACTTCAGTTGTCCACGAGAGACGTGAAGTTACATCCTCGAACTGGGTTAAGCGGGCGCGTGTGAACCCATCGGACAAACATGTCGTCCGCATTGGCTTAACCCAGAGTAGTCTCGAGGAGGCTCATGATTTACTCATGGATGTGTAAGTGAACGGCTATTGTTTCGCTTGTCAAGGTTATACTCCGCTCTAACGTGCTGTGTGTAGCTCAAATCCGAGCTCTCCCAACTATGCCAGGTTTTACTCGGCAGATGAAGTCGCTGCAAAATTCGCGCCGTCGACAGAAACAGTCAACGAGGTCCAGAACTGGCTCACCGAGAAGGGAATTGATGCCAGCCGTGTCGCGCAGACGCAGAACCACGGCTGGCTTGTATTTCACGCCACGTCGAAGGAGATCGAGAATTTGTTCGACACTACGTACTATGAGTACCATAATAGGAAAACTGGCAAGAAAGCAATTGCTTGCGAACAGTGAGTTATACACTCTACTAATCTGTCTTAGGACTCGTGACTGAGAAATACGCAGGTACCATGTCCCGGCTTCAGTCCAAAAGCATATCGACTATGTGCATCCTGGTGTCAATCTGAACCCATCCTCGGGCAAACCCTCCAGTATCCGTAAAAGGGGAGCTGCAAGCAAGAAGACGAAGCTCCCTGCTCGTGGACCACGGCCTATTCAGCAACACGATGTCAAAGGCCTCAACGTCACTAACTGTGATCAGCTAATCACACCAGACTGCATTCGGGCGTTGTATAAGATTCCCTCTGCGCGTGCGGCGCCTCACCCAAATAACTCGTTGGGAATTTTCGAGGAAGGGGACTACTATGCGCAGGAGGACCTCGACCTGTTCTTCAAGACATTTGCCAAGAATATTCCTCAAGGCACCCACCCCATCCCAGCCTTCATCGACGGTGCGGAGGCTCCAGTCCCCGTGACTAAGGCGGGTGGGGAGTCAGATCTCGATTTCGAACTGGCATATCCGATCGTGCATCCGCAGAGCATCACGCTGTACCAGACTGATGATGCAAACTGGGCCACCAATACCACGGGATTCCTCAACACTTTCTTGGACGCACTTGACGGCGTGAGTTGAAACTGGATTATCATAGGATTTGAACTGTATCATTAACGTCACGCAATATATAGTCTTACTGCACCTATTGCGCGTATGGTGAATGTGGCAACGACCCTTCTCTGGATCCCGTTTATCCTGATGACGCTGGCTACGATGGACAGCTCATGTGTGGCGTGTTTAAGCCCACTAATGTTATCAGTGTATCATACGGCGAACAGGAGAATGACCTTCCCGCAAATTACCAACAGAGACAATGCATGGAGTAGGTCTTCGTTGCTATTATCGCATGCATTTGCTCCATTCAACGCTAATTCTTTCCAGGTTCCTGAAGCTTGGTTTGCAGGGAGTCTCGGTACTCTTTGCTTCTGGTGATAACGGTGTTGCAGGACCCCCAGGAGATGGTAACAGCGTTAATGGCTGCCTGAACAATGGGACAGTGTTCAGCCCTGCATTTCCTAATAGGTAAGAGATGTCCACTGCCACTCGTAAACTTCATGCATTAAAGAATACAGCTGTCCATACATCACCAACGTCGGCGCCACCAAGGTCTACCCGGGATACACCGTTTCCCAGCCCGAGAGTGCTGTGTACGATCCAGATGGTTTGTACAGTTATGCTTCGGGTGGTGGCTTCAGCAATATCTACCCCATCCCCGACTACCAGGCGGAAGCCGTTGCCACGTACGTCTTCTGACCCATGATAATAAACCTTTAACTGACGCCGAAGGCAGATACTTCAAGGACCACAATCCTCCCTATCCATACTACGAAGGTGCCGAAAACCTCGGCAAGAACGGCGGTCTTTACAATCGCTTGGGGCGAGGCTATCCAGATGTCGCCGCTAACGGCGACAACATTGCCGTCTTCAATGGCGGCGAGTTCGGTTCGTCGGGTGGAACAAGTGCTAGTATGTTGACTCTCCACACTCCTTTCTTAATGGAAATGCAAGTCTGCAGCTACTAACCAGATGTTTGTTCTACAGGTACCCCGATCTTTGCTTCCATCATCAATCGCATCATCGACGAACGTCTTGCCGTCGGTAAGGGCCCCGTTGGTTTCATCAACCCAGTTCTCTACAAGAATCCCTCCGTCCTAAATGATATCACCAATGGTACAAATCCCGGCTGTGGAACGGACGGTTTCTCAACTGCTCCTGGGTAAGTATTCATTTTCGCTCTGTTTCGTGGCTAGCTGCTGACTCGCGGTCTTTCAGATGGGACCCCGCCACTGGTTTGGGAACACCGAACTATCCTAAGATGTTGAAGTTGTGGCTTGATCTGCCTTAGGCGATTTGTTGGACGCTGGCGGTAACAATGCCACCAGAAATACAAGGATAAGAGGAGGTTTGGGAATGGACCCTGATACATAGATTGACCTGTATTTATGCTTCTCTTGTTAATATTGATTACTTTAACGCGAGGGCCCAGGAACTGTAGGTTCGAGCGGTGTGCTTTTCCCTCGTGGCATTTCAGGTTGCATGATCAGACTTCGTCGTTGTCTTTCATATGCTCCGAGTGGGATTCATCGCTGCACATCTGTTTCCGCTTGAGAAGTAGGACAGCGACTAGCGCGCCTTGTAAGACAACAAAGTGGAATTAGCAAACATGACCATATGCGAGTGGCCATGTCGAGCGCACCGTGATCGAAACACACCTCGTGCACGAAAGTTTATTCACGATGAGCGGTACGTTTAACTCAATGTTCTAGAATAGACGGGATAGAAATCCGACCCATGTCTAGGATGCGTCATTATCAATTCAGAATCCATTCTAGTGCACTGTAACATGACAGCCCCTGAGCAGTAAGGTCCGACAGCGCGGATCGTCATTGCAATAGGTACTGAGTCGATCAGGGCAAATACCACAGAGGTCTGAAACACTGCCGTCTAGGCTGCCACCTTAGCTTGGTCGATCGCGAAGCTCTCTCGGGGGACAGAGTCTTTCAGAATCAGGCCAGGTCACTATTACACGTTAGATAGGCACAATCATTGGATATGCGACTTGAAACGGGTGATAAGATTGTGTGTGGTCTATCTGTTAGCCGACTGGGAACTCACTCGTCACAGTGTCCGTGGTCGTCGGGGAGCATTTCACCCATAATCACACGTTTCGGTGTTGATCGCCTTCTATGTTGGTGACCGCAGGATCAAAAATGGCCCCATCCAAGCCATATTTGGAATTCATGAGAGTGACGAGAGTGAGAGCAAGAGGCAGATCTCACGAGTCGGTGATAGCCCAGTCATGACAACACGATGATAACGAAGGTATACTCAAGACCCTAGGTATCTATCACGCGGGTGTCACCAAGTTCGTGCCTAAAGTTGTGCAAGAAAGTCCAGATGACATGCGACTTCTCAGATGAAGACTACCCCTGGACGTCAAGGGATAGCCTCCTTGTCAGCACTGCCTCCTACAGGTCCAGCCGATGGGTGTATAACCTGAAAGGGAGAAACACAAGTGTCTCAGGGTGAACAATACCAATTTCGGTAGTGTATGGGATGTCATAGTACAAAGCCGGTCGGCAAACAAGGTCAGTAAGGGACGAGATCTCATCCATGGCGGCAATTATTGGCACTGAAACCAATGGTGTTCTAGCGCCCTGCCTTACGATGTGCTTGAGCGGGAACCTGCACATCAACGGCGCAGGGGGAAGCCTCCACCAACTAGCTTTGTTGGTTTGATAGTTCGGCTATGTCTCTGACCCCTTGGGCGATTGCCGAGCTCATATCCATATCAACTCGTTTCGTAGTCGGGCTTGGCGTGTTCAAATACATCTTCAAGTTTGATCAGACTCACATATCATGGATGCGTGATATCCTGGAGTTCATGAGATAGTTTCGATACCCCCTCTGGACCCGCCGAGCAAAATCATGATGAAAAGCGATaaagaatgaaaaggatCAATGTTATCCTGTTCTTAAACGAAATTGGAAGGGATGTCAACAAGACTCGATAACTCCTTCGCTTAAGATAGACTCCATCTTAAAGGGGGGAAGGAGGCTGGAGCAAATGAGAGCATTTTCTATCGTTATTAGCGTCAAACCTAGGGATGCAAGGGAGAAAGTCAAAGGCTCGTACGTCCATGCGAGTGATGCGATCTGTCAGGTCGGCACAAATTCCCCGACAGAAAATCAAAAGGATTGTGTTTGACTATTTCGGAATTAAGTTACCGTCCGCCTTCCTGCACTGCTCTGATTGGCGGATATCCGTACATTGTGTAAGGGGTTACGGAGCTCTGGCCACCAGCCCTAATCTCATCCCTGGGCCATGAAACGAACCTCAACATATTCACGATTGCGATCTGTCGATGATCGCTCTTAACAGCTGATACACGACGCGAGCACCGAGGTAGGTACCTTGCAGCTTTGGATAGAGCGCACCGTTTCACAACGCTCCCCAGCGAGATTTACGCGTATCGGTGGACACGGTGGATAAGACGAACGGGATCTGTCGGTTGGGAAAGTTGATGTATCCAACCGCCGCCGTTCCTCGCTCAAAGCTTATCGGGGATATGACTCCATCCGAAGCAAGGTTGATACCTGTCAAGGTTCGAAGGGCCTTGGAAGGCAGTCGGCAACTTAGATCCTTGTCTGTGGTTCCCTACGTTGCGATGAATGCCCCACAACGCTCGCCCTGGGAGGGATGGATGTACACGGATACCCCTCATCAGAACCACATGGCTAGTAAACGATGTTGATCGATGCACGAAAATGGATCCTCCTGGACGCGGCCTATCTATTGCTCACACTATTTAGTCGGCGTTCAATGTGATGAATCGGCGGTCCCTCCCCACATTGTCTTttgactttttatttttggacGCCCTAGACGTGAAGAACCTGACACATACGGGTGTCGATGCGCGAACTCCCTGTCCCACCGAGAACTCAGGTAGTATTTATTAACCCTTCCGCTGGCCGCGCGAGAAGTGATTCCAAATACTCGAAGCCACAACCTTCGTCTTCCTACCGTTAGGGTTCCTACCTGTGTATGCTTATCTCAGTTTCCCATTGCAGTCTTGGACAGAGTACCTGTCATGTCTCAACAACCAATGTCAGACGATGGCGTCCCAGGAGATTTCGAACACCCCAATCAGGATCTCCGCCGGTCCGTCATCATCACGCTTTACTTTGCCTTTATCCTGTCCACAACTGCTGTCGCTCTCCGGCTTCTAGCGAGGAAGTTAAATGGCACCCGCCTCTACTTGGATGATTATCTGATTATAATCGCTCTTGTATGCAAAAGAACCTTCCGGAAGCTTCTTTTTCGGAGTCCTGGCTAATTTCTGTCgtagctttttaaatatgGATGCTCAACCGGAGTTGCGATCCGTAGGTGGCCTTGATGCCGTCCTTTAATCCCCATGCACGAGTTCAGGTAGCTAATCTGATGCCAGTGCTTTTCAACGGGCTGGGCTCCCACATCACGATGATTCCCGAGAAGAATCTCACAATCTATCTGAAGGTTTGCGTCTCCAGTGTCCTTTGCGCGGCGGTCCACTTACTGTTTGAATCAGATTGGATGGTCCAATTCCTTGGTGTATTCCAGCTGCATTGCCTTTGTTAAATTCTCTGTCCTCGCCCTTTATAAGCGCTTATTCTCCACTCCGCGGATGATTTTCGCCGCCAATATCGTCGCCGGATTTGTCATCCTGTGGTGGCTGAGCGTTTGTGTGGTGGGGATCTTGCTCTGCCTTCCAGTCAACAAGTTTTGGGATCCAACGGTGCC
This window harbors:
- a CDS encoding putative cholestenol delta-isomerase — translated: MIPHQYYPTTIHLPHFAANETSVVSLIAQFGFLWAAVLGTAFFVIRRVRPTASRADKLAFVWMCLTGFIHFFFEAYFVIHHETLAGSQELFGQLWKEYSLSDSRYLTSDAFLVTMEAVTAFCWGPLAFFIAYCIAVQHPARHALQLLLSVGQVYGDVLYYATSLFDLYFHGETFCRPEGYYFWFYYFFFNFIWMFIGSYYVKQSIGEIYRAFKTVQELGSSRKLN
- a CDS encoding putative protease S8 tripeptidyl peptidase I, with amino-acid sequence MRPLSHLSFFNGLLLGLSALSAATSVVHERREVTSSNWVKRARVNPSDKHVVRIGLTQSSLEEAHDLLMDVSNPSSPNYARFYSADEVAAKFAPSTETVNEVQNWLTEKGIDASRVAQTQNHGWLVFHATSKEIENLFDTTYYEYHNRKTGKKAIACEQYHVPASVQKHIDYVHPGVNLNPSSGKPSSIRKRGAASKKTKLPARGPRPIQQHDVKGLNVTNCDQLITPDCIRALYKIPSARAAPHPNNSLGIFEEGDYYAQEDLDLFFKTFAKNIPQGTHPIPAFIDGAEAPVPVTKAGGESDLDFELAYPIVHPQSITLYQTDDANWATNTTGFLNTFLDALDGSYCTYCAYGECGNDPSLDPVYPDDAGYDGQLMCGVFKPTNVISVSYGEQENDLPANYQQRQCMEFLKLGLQGVSVLFASGDNGVAGPPGDGNSVNGCLNNGTVFSPAFPNSCPYITNVGATKVYPGYTVSQPESAVYDPDGLYSYASGGGFSNIYPIPDYQAEAVATYFKDHNPPYPYYEGAENLGKNGGLYNRLGRGYPDVAANGDNIAVFNGGEFGSSGGTSASTPIFASIINRIIDERLAVGKGPVGFINPVLYKNPSVLNDITNGTNPGCGTDGFSTAPGWDPATGLGTPNYPKMLKLWLDLP